One genomic region from Spirosoma sp. KCTC 42546 encodes:
- the aac(6') gene encoding aminoglycoside 6'-N-acetyltransferase, translated as MEIEQLSKANLTDLVRLVLELWTDCVFEEEYDNYERMLMSDTEICYLLKEQETYIAFIHLTSRTDYVEGATDYPVAYIEALYVKPTYQQLGIGKKLVSAGENWSRQKGCKQLASDTELTNSSAIDFHKRIGFDEVNRIVCFVKEL; from the coding sequence ATGGAAATTGAACAACTATCAAAAGCCAATCTAACTGACTTGGTTAGACTGGTTCTGGAGCTTTGGACTGACTGTGTGTTTGAGGAGGAATATGATAACTACGAACGAATGTTGATGTCGGATACTGAAATTTGTTATCTCCTTAAAGAACAGGAAACATACATCGCCTTTATCCATCTAACCAGTCGCACAGACTATGTTGAAGGCGCAACCGACTATCCAGTTGCGTACATTGAAGCCCTATATGTAAAACCTACGTATCAACAGCTTGGCATTGGTAAAAAATTAGTAAGCGCAGGCGAAAATTGGAGTAGACAAAAAGGGTGTAAGCAACTTGCCTCGGATACCGAACTAACTAATTCAAGTGCTATCGACTTTCATAAACGTATCGGATTTGACGAAGTAAATCGTATCGTTTGCTTTGTCAAAGAGCTATGA
- a CDS encoding RagB/SusD family nutrient uptake outer membrane protein, whose amino-acid sequence MKKILSLLAVAIGLAACDLNLVPQDAISPETFFKTENDLLLYTNSFYNALPSAEDVYNEDVDNVVKNSLRDELQGTRVVPTSGGGWSWTPLRNINYFLANSAKCPDAKAVAKYNGLARFFRAYFYFGMVKRFGDVPWYSKTIEVSDQDMLTKARDPRTMVMDSVMADIDYAIAYLDGSRQVNTITKWTALALKSRMALYEGTFRKYHPEFNLPGADKFLDECIAASENLMTNSGYTIYKATPATAYGKLFSSDNAIPDEVILARDFSDELQVYHNLNYYTMTASYGKPGLEKKLVNSYLMADGSRFTDIKGYETMQFYEEVQNRDPRLSQTIRTPGYTRIGETAQLTSEFGATVTGYQLIKFVSAPKWDTFSKDITDMPIFRYAEVLLNFAEAKAERGTLTQADLDRSTKLTRDRVGMPNINLTTANANPDPYQAQQYTQLSGSNTGVILEIRRERRVELVMENFFRWDDIIRWKEGQLLTKTFKGMYFPGPGNYDLDKNGKIDLVIYEGTKPAVAGAQFLKLGSEILLENGNKGGNIVVNGHINKKFNEARDYLYPIPTQERLLNPKLTQNPNWE is encoded by the coding sequence ATGAAAAAAATACTAAGTCTCCTGGCCGTAGCCATTGGTCTGGCCGCCTGCGATCTGAATCTGGTACCTCAGGATGCCATTTCGCCGGAAACGTTTTTCAAGACTGAAAATGACCTTCTGCTCTATACAAATTCGTTTTACAACGCCCTGCCTTCTGCCGAGGATGTGTATAATGAGGACGTAGACAATGTGGTGAAGAATAGCCTTCGCGACGAATTACAGGGAACGCGCGTCGTACCCACCAGTGGGGGAGGCTGGAGCTGGACTCCGTTACGAAATATCAACTATTTTCTGGCCAACTCAGCGAAATGTCCCGATGCCAAAGCGGTCGCTAAATACAATGGGTTGGCCCGTTTCTTTCGCGCCTACTTTTACTTTGGGATGGTAAAACGGTTTGGTGATGTGCCCTGGTATTCGAAAACGATCGAGGTATCGGATCAGGACATGCTGACCAAAGCGCGCGACCCCCGTACGATGGTTATGGACTCGGTTATGGCGGATATCGATTATGCTATTGCCTACCTCGATGGCTCCCGACAGGTGAACACCATTACCAAATGGACCGCCCTTGCCCTGAAGTCCAGAATGGCTTTATACGAAGGAACCTTTCGGAAGTACCATCCCGAATTCAATCTGCCGGGAGCCGATAAATTTCTGGATGAATGCATTGCCGCATCGGAGAATCTAATGACGAACAGTGGGTATACGATCTACAAAGCCACGCCAGCTACGGCCTACGGCAAACTGTTCTCGTCCGACAATGCCATTCCGGATGAGGTCATTCTGGCGCGGGATTTCAGCGATGAATTACAGGTTTATCATAACCTGAACTACTACACCATGACGGCATCGTACGGAAAACCCGGTCTGGAGAAGAAGTTGGTGAACAGCTACTTAATGGCCGATGGGTCGCGGTTCACGGATATCAAGGGGTACGAAACCATGCAGTTTTATGAGGAAGTGCAAAACCGCGATCCCCGGTTGTCGCAAACCATCCGAACACCAGGCTATACCCGAATTGGTGAAACTGCCCAGTTGACTTCAGAGTTTGGTGCGACCGTGACGGGCTATCAACTGATCAAGTTCGTTTCGGCTCCAAAGTGGGATACCTTCAGCAAGGACATTACCGACATGCCCATTTTCCGGTATGCCGAGGTGCTCCTGAATTTTGCGGAAGCCAAAGCCGAACGCGGCACCTTAACCCAGGCCGACCTGGACCGATCCACCAAACTTACCCGCGACCGGGTGGGTATGCCCAACATCAATCTGACGACTGCCAACGCGAACCCCGATCCCTACCAGGCGCAACAGTACACGCAGTTAAGTGGGAGTAATACAGGCGTCATTCTGGAAATTCGGCGGGAACGGCGCGTTGAACTGGTGATGGAAAATTTCTTCCGCTGGGATGATATCATTCGCTGGAAGGAAGGCCAACTGCTAACCAAAACATTCAAGGGCATGTATTTTCCTGGGCCTGGAAATTACGATCTGGACAAAAATGGTAAAATTGATCTGGTTATCTACGAGGGAACGAAGCCAGCCGTGGCGGGTGCGCAGTTTCTTAAATTGGGTAGCGAAATACTGCTGGAAAATGGCAACAAAGGCGGCAACATCGTGGTGAACGGACACATCAACAAGAAATTCAACGAAGCCCGTGATTACCTGTATCCCATTCCCACCCAAGAGCGTTTACTGAACCCCAAACTGACGCAGAATCCAAACTGGGAGTAA
- a CDS encoding endonuclease/exonuclease/phosphatase family protein has protein sequence MKTLIGLLFILVSSATYASEGPSAQKLKKLRVMTYNIHHCNPPSAGAKIDVEAVARVITKEKPDFVALQEVDVNTERSGKGLHQAKELARLTGMHYFFSKAIDHQGGDYGVAVLSRFPILDSTRLILPIDPAIGGETRTIAAITVEVSNGKKIIFASTHLDLKEPNRLTQSELIIKLFKESGLPVILGGDFNAQPDSKVIGLLDQNFTRSCQECKPTIPVNEPNRVIDFIMFKPDGTFKSLSTHVIDEQYASDHLPVVAELQVNE, from the coding sequence ATGAAAACCCTTATTGGCTTGCTCTTTATCCTCGTTTCCAGTGCTACCTACGCCAGCGAAGGGCCTTCTGCACAGAAGCTCAAAAAGCTCAGGGTGATGACCTATAACATTCATCATTGTAATCCACCATCGGCCGGAGCTAAAATTGATGTGGAGGCCGTTGCCCGCGTTATCACGAAGGAAAAACCAGATTTCGTGGCCTTACAGGAGGTCGATGTCAATACGGAGCGATCGGGGAAAGGACTCCATCAGGCAAAAGAACTCGCTCGGTTAACGGGAATGCATTACTTTTTTTCGAAGGCCATCGACCATCAGGGGGGCGATTATGGCGTGGCGGTCCTGTCCAGATTCCCCATTCTCGACTCAACGCGATTGATCCTGCCGATCGACCCTGCCATTGGTGGAGAAACCAGAACGATAGCCGCCATAACCGTGGAGGTATCGAACGGAAAAAAAATCATCTTTGCCAGCACCCATCTCGATTTGAAAGAACCCAACCGACTCACGCAATCGGAGTTGATCATAAAGCTGTTTAAGGAGTCCGGTCTGCCCGTGATTCTGGGGGGTGATTTTAATGCCCAGCCTGATAGCAAAGTTATTGGCCTGCTGGATCAGAATTTTACCCGAAGTTGTCAGGAGTGCAAGCCCACCATTCCGGTTAACGAGCCAAATCGTGTGATTGATTTTATCATGTTCAAACCCGATGGTACGTTTAAAAGCCTGTCAACTCACGTGATTGACGAGCAATACGCATCAGACCACCTGCCGGTTGTGGCAGAGTTGCAGGTAAACGAATAG
- a CDS encoding carboxylesterase/lipase family protein, protein MKPSRRNFLQSLGVGVASLGVAQPTTAAGLKPPKTAKPAGDDQVLLVGDKIAIANTEHGKVRGFILRGIHQFLGIPYGADTSGKNRFMPPQKPTAWTDIRPALWWGNSAPQIMEKRYANVYASFVDHWNYDDVSEDCLKLNVWTPAPDTQKRPVIVWLHGGGFVNGNAIEQDGYHGENISRLGNVVFCSINHRLGSLGYSDLKAAGGHAASGNVGNLDMVAALEWVKNNIANFGGDPNNVTIIGQSGGGAKVTTLMNMPSAKGLFHKAVALSGSSLAGTNKEYAEKLGLKVMEEAGLKPGEIDKLQQIPWREYIDIANRAVEKMADDAKKMGIQRGGYSPVADGTYLNQGTFFTDPNHFSANIPLMICSTFHEQNPDRTDASLESISLEGVKEKIKPRFGDKTSDIVDAYAKNFPKARPIEIWALIVSNRKNAIATADAKASGQKAPVYVAWFGWQPPLFDGRMRAFHCDDICFWFYNTDLMLTHTGGGKRPRTLSEKMAGSFLNFVKTGNPNGGGLPNWKPYTVQNGETMILDDTSALVNDPDREARKALT, encoded by the coding sequence ATGAAACCGTCAAGACGAAATTTTCTACAATCACTCGGAGTTGGCGTGGCCAGTTTGGGTGTAGCTCAGCCAACTACCGCTGCTGGCTTGAAACCCCCTAAAACGGCAAAGCCAGCAGGAGACGATCAGGTTTTATTAGTGGGAGACAAGATTGCCATTGCCAATACGGAACATGGGAAAGTCAGAGGGTTTATTCTTCGGGGTATTCATCAATTCCTGGGCATACCTTACGGTGCGGATACGTCAGGGAAAAACCGGTTCATGCCTCCCCAAAAACCAACCGCCTGGACTGATATTCGTCCGGCCCTCTGGTGGGGAAACTCCGCGCCCCAGATCATGGAAAAGCGGTACGCCAATGTCTATGCCTCGTTTGTTGACCATTGGAACTATGACGACGTATCGGAAGACTGCCTGAAACTGAATGTCTGGACGCCAGCCCCGGATACCCAGAAACGGCCCGTCATCGTCTGGCTGCACGGGGGCGGATTCGTGAATGGGAATGCGATCGAACAGGATGGGTATCATGGCGAGAATATTTCCCGACTGGGTAATGTCGTTTTCTGTTCGATCAACCACCGTCTCGGCTCCCTGGGCTACAGTGATCTGAAAGCGGCTGGTGGCCACGCAGCATCCGGTAATGTAGGCAATCTGGATATGGTGGCAGCCCTCGAATGGGTCAAAAACAATATTGCTAATTTCGGTGGCGATCCAAACAATGTAACCATCATTGGCCAGTCGGGGGGAGGAGCCAAGGTGACGACCCTCATGAATATGCCCTCTGCGAAAGGGTTGTTTCATAAGGCTGTTGCGTTGAGCGGTAGTTCGCTGGCTGGCACTAATAAGGAATACGCCGAAAAATTAGGGCTGAAAGTTATGGAAGAGGCTGGCCTCAAGCCCGGCGAAATCGACAAGCTTCAGCAGATTCCCTGGCGGGAGTACATCGACATCGCCAATAGGGCGGTCGAGAAAATGGCCGACGATGCCAAAAAGATGGGTATCCAACGGGGAGGCTATTCGCCCGTGGCCGACGGAACGTACCTGAACCAGGGTACATTTTTCACAGACCCGAATCACTTCTCGGCCAACATTCCGCTGATGATCTGCTCCACCTTTCATGAGCAAAATCCCGACCGGACAGATGCATCTCTGGAAAGCATTTCGCTGGAGGGCGTGAAGGAGAAAATCAAGCCGCGTTTTGGCGATAAGACCAGCGACATCGTGGATGCCTACGCAAAGAACTTCCCAAAGGCGCGTCCCATCGAGATTTGGGCCTTAATTGTGTCTAACCGAAAGAACGCCATTGCCACCGCCGATGCGAAAGCATCGGGGCAAAAGGCACCTGTTTATGTGGCCTGGTTTGGCTGGCAACCCCCGCTGTTCGATGGTCGGATGCGGGCGTTCCACTGCGACGATATCTGCTTCTGGTTCTACAATACCGATCTGATGCTGACCCACACAGGTGGCGGCAAACGACCCCGAACCTTATCGGAAAAGATGGCAGGTTCCTTCCTGAATTTTGTAAAAACCGGCAATCCAAACGGGGGCGGCTTACCCAACTGGAAGCCCTATACCGTTCAAAACGGCGAAACCATGATTCTGGATGATACCTCCGCGCTGGTCAATGATCCAGACCGGGAAGCCCGTAAAGCGTTGACGTAG
- a CDS encoding SRPBCC domain-containing protein, translating to MNEQDYTASLTLNATPHDVFEHINNVTAWWTDDLEGHSHQLNDEFTVRFDDIHVSTQKVVELIPDQKVTWLVTDSKLTFVEQQHEWTNTTISFELSTLDNKTHLQFTHFGLVPSVQCYTGCTKGWDYYVKGSLCSLLTEGKGTPGL from the coding sequence ATGAACGAACAGGATTACACAGCATCCTTAACCCTGAATGCAACACCACACGACGTATTCGAACACATTAACAACGTTACCGCCTGGTGGACGGACGATCTGGAAGGCCATTCGCATCAACTGAATGATGAGTTCACCGTGCGTTTTGACGATATCCATGTATCTACTCAAAAAGTAGTGGAGCTTATTCCGGATCAGAAAGTGACATGGCTCGTCACGGACAGCAAGCTTACGTTCGTGGAACAACAACACGAATGGACGAACACGACAATTTCTTTCGAACTGTCTACCCTCGACAACAAAACCCATCTCCAGTTTACCCATTTCGGGCTGGTTCCCAGTGTGCAATGTTATACTGGCTGCACCAAAGGTTGGGATTACTACGTCAAAGGAAGTCTGTGCAGCTTACTAACAGAAGGAAAAGGAACCCCTGGTTTATAA
- a CDS encoding metallophosphoesterase family protein — protein sequence MLSDRRLFLEKMAQLGTLSLMPIAPSLADNAVAAPVEEKNHFVAGPYLQHIGTHEVTIMWITHKNCFSWVEYGAGTYTSKREFGYNNGLIEANNRINKITLSGLDPGTDHKYKIVSTEILGYKGSKVEFGETISSPLYGFKTPAENEEEFRMVVFNDIHDRPQIIPQLLYRHGYTGNKRDYDFVVFNGDCFDWVTEESQVVDHLIKPSVDIFAAELPFILTQGNHECRGSFSRHLPAYFAYPDEKYYYAFTRGPVRFVILDSGEDKGDDSVEYGGLSAFDRYRETQKKWLEKEIDSAEFKKAPFRIVLIHISPYHSGDWHGPMHGREVFGPLLNKAKIDLQISGHTHRYGTHDPDAMHNYPIVIGGGPLEGNRTLIKLHATAKELNLKMIRDDGEVVSKYTIPKKAKA from the coding sequence ATGCTTTCGGATAGACGATTGTTTCTTGAAAAAATGGCGCAGCTTGGCACGCTTAGCCTGATGCCCATTGCGCCAAGTTTAGCGGATAACGCAGTTGCCGCACCAGTGGAAGAGAAAAACCATTTCGTGGCGGGCCCTTACCTTCAACATATAGGCACTCACGAGGTGACCATCATGTGGATTACGCACAAAAACTGCTTCAGCTGGGTTGAATACGGAGCCGGAACCTATACCAGTAAGCGGGAATTTGGCTATAATAATGGGTTGATCGAAGCCAATAACCGCATCAATAAAATTACGCTGTCGGGCCTGGATCCGGGTACCGATCACAAATACAAGATCGTTTCGACCGAGATCCTGGGCTACAAAGGCTCGAAGGTTGAGTTTGGGGAGACCATTAGCAGCCCGCTGTACGGCTTTAAAACACCGGCAGAAAATGAAGAGGAATTCAGGATGGTGGTGTTCAACGATATTCACGATCGGCCTCAGATCATCCCTCAACTGCTTTACCGACATGGCTATACGGGCAACAAACGGGACTATGATTTCGTCGTGTTCAACGGCGACTGCTTCGATTGGGTTACCGAAGAAAGCCAGGTAGTCGATCACCTGATTAAACCGTCGGTCGATATTTTTGCAGCCGAACTTCCCTTCATTCTGACGCAGGGGAATCATGAATGCCGGGGCAGTTTTTCCCGACATCTGCCCGCCTACTTTGCTTATCCTGACGAGAAGTACTATTATGCATTTACCCGTGGACCAGTCCGGTTCGTTATCCTGGACTCGGGCGAGGATAAAGGCGATGATAGCGTTGAATATGGTGGCTTGTCGGCCTTTGATCGGTACCGGGAAACGCAGAAAAAGTGGCTGGAAAAGGAAATTGACAGCGCCGAGTTTAAAAAAGCGCCCTTCCGAATTGTTCTGATTCATATCTCGCCCTACCATTCCGGCGACTGGCATGGACCGATGCACGGTCGTGAAGTGTTCGGGCCGTTGTTGAACAAAGCCAAAATCGACCTTCAGATTTCGGGGCATACGCATCGCTACGGGACTCATGATCCTGATGCAATGCATAATTACCCCATCGTTATTGGGGGTGGTCCGCTGGAAGGCAACCGGACGTTGATCAAGCTACACGCTACGGCCAAAGAACTGAATCTGAAAATGATTCGCGACGATGGGGAAGTGGTTAGCAAGTATACAATCCCTAAAAAGGCGAAGGCATAA
- a CDS encoding SusC/RagA family TonB-linked outer membrane protein: MKRLLSLVFSILLSGSLVQAVPISAQDLMNRSVSITVDGETVRTVLQQLEKAVDVRFVYSPRVIGADKRISISARNERLASVLQRLFTSLDVAWEVVNGQIILKKVNAQTSLLSVPVFRINVPVVFEQPRRLLSGVVNDFASNQPLPGVSIIVKGTTRGTTTDADGRFSLNIPDTGDNLTLSFSFIGYETLEVPVKTNQTALNVALKETHNSLSEVVVVGYGTQKKVNLTGAVTQVLAKELENRPLNNMSQILQGMVPNLNITFSTGQPGQGGNLNVRGETSINGGGPLVLIDGIPGDINRINPADVESVSVLKDAAASAIYGARGAFGVILVTTKTAKNGKTTISYSNNFGWSAPTVSTKFLTNGYEYVRMNDEAFTRATGNSYTRYSEEDYKELEARRFDKVENPARPWTVVKNVNGKDIYNYYGNYDWWNTLFNTTEPSKQHNINLSGGTDKVNYFLSGSIFEKDGIMKINTDKFTSYTLRSKINAQLTPWLKVGSNIQYFDSRYTYPGLEGGANANFVGITVHALPAYAPTNPDGTATYNTLKNNYSIGDGLYANLLKGVAGGEKKVHELTAINSVTIDFTKNWNLVANYSYSFYIADDWYRSAVAQYSIQPGILATVPNYNTDQYRKTMWFDPTNVTNLYSSYNHTFGKHYVGATAGINYESRKHQRLFGARKNLLSESLNDLNLGTGEQLSAGDSYQYSLFGAFYRLNYDYVGKYLLEVNGRYDGTSRFGEGRRYGFFPSVSAGWRLSEESFFEPLKHVVDNLKIRASYGTLGNQLPSNTNSASFYPYIPIMPTAQSSWITNGQKLTYVNNPNPISPDLTWEKATTSNLGLDAGLLKNRLNLSLDAYIRNTTGMLVPGQVLPSVYGATVPTKNAGDLQTKGFELSIGWRDQVKVAGKALAYNASFILSDSKSTITKYDNPNKILSSRYEGQTIGDIWGYSIAGFFKTNEEAQAYTVDQTIVNKQRLSAPGDWSKLQAGDLKFIDVDGNGKIDQGANTLADHGDLKVIGNDRARYRYGINLGATWNGIDVSVLAQGILRKNWYPGNNADKFWGPYSRPYYSFIPENFEADVWTPTNTDAYFPVLRGYTALNGGGDLNAANDRYIQNVGYLRLKNVVIGYTFPESLTKKIWIPRARIYVSGENLLTYTPLRSKYIDPEQLDGDATNGRTYPMSKTISAGLNITF, translated from the coding sequence ATGAAACGTTTACTTTCGCTAGTGTTCAGCATCCTGCTGAGCGGTAGTCTAGTCCAGGCTGTGCCCATTTCGGCGCAGGACCTGATGAACCGGTCCGTTTCCATTACCGTAGACGGGGAGACGGTACGGACTGTATTACAGCAACTCGAGAAGGCTGTCGATGTGCGATTTGTGTACAGCCCTCGCGTAATTGGGGCCGATAAACGCATCTCCATCAGCGCACGCAACGAACGCCTGGCCAGTGTGCTCCAGCGGTTATTTACCTCGCTGGATGTGGCCTGGGAGGTTGTAAACGGGCAGATTATCCTGAAAAAGGTCAATGCCCAAACGAGCCTGTTGTCTGTGCCCGTTTTCCGAATCAACGTACCCGTAGTGTTTGAACAACCCCGGCGACTGTTGTCGGGCGTGGTCAACGATTTCGCGAGTAACCAGCCGTTGCCGGGGGTGAGCATTATTGTGAAAGGCACCACAAGAGGCACCACTACCGATGCCGACGGTCGTTTTTCGCTCAACATCCCCGACACGGGCGACAATCTGACCCTTTCGTTTTCCTTCATTGGGTACGAAACGCTGGAGGTGCCGGTGAAGACGAACCAGACAGCCCTCAACGTAGCCCTAAAAGAAACCCATAACTCACTGAGTGAAGTCGTGGTGGTGGGCTACGGAACGCAAAAGAAGGTAAACCTGACCGGGGCGGTTACGCAGGTGCTGGCCAAAGAGCTGGAAAACCGACCCCTGAACAATATGTCCCAGATCCTTCAGGGCATGGTGCCCAACCTGAACATTACGTTCAGTACGGGCCAGCCAGGGCAGGGCGGAAACCTGAACGTTCGTGGCGAAACGTCCATCAACGGGGGCGGGCCGCTGGTGCTGATCGATGGGATTCCAGGCGATATCAACCGGATCAATCCCGCCGATGTGGAATCGGTATCGGTCCTGAAAGATGCAGCAGCTTCGGCTATCTATGGCGCACGGGGCGCGTTTGGGGTGATTCTGGTAACGACCAAAACAGCCAAGAATGGTAAAACAACCATCTCGTACAGCAACAACTTCGGCTGGTCGGCTCCCACCGTCAGTACCAAATTTCTGACCAATGGGTACGAGTATGTTCGGATGAATGACGAAGCGTTTACCCGGGCTACCGGCAATAGCTACACGCGGTATTCGGAAGAAGATTATAAAGAACTGGAAGCCCGTCGGTTCGATAAAGTTGAAAATCCGGCCCGCCCCTGGACCGTGGTTAAGAATGTAAATGGCAAAGACATTTACAATTACTACGGCAATTACGACTGGTGGAATACGCTCTTCAACACCACCGAGCCGTCCAAACAGCACAACATCAACTTGTCGGGTGGAACGGATAAGGTGAATTACTTCCTGTCGGGGTCGATTTTTGAAAAGGACGGGATCATGAAAATCAATACGGATAAATTCACGTCCTACACGCTGCGCAGCAAGATCAATGCGCAACTGACGCCCTGGCTCAAAGTGGGTAGCAATATCCAGTACTTCGATTCCAGATACACCTATCCGGGTCTGGAAGGCGGTGCCAATGCCAATTTCGTTGGGATCACGGTGCACGCGTTGCCCGCCTACGCCCCCACCAATCCAGATGGCACGGCCACCTATAACACCCTGAAAAACAATTACTCCATTGGCGACGGTCTATACGCGAACCTGTTGAAAGGCGTAGCCGGTGGGGAGAAAAAAGTGCACGAGTTAACGGCCATTAATTCGGTTACTATTGATTTTACCAAGAACTGGAATCTGGTGGCTAACTACTCTTATTCCTTCTATATCGCTGATGACTGGTACCGTTCTGCCGTGGCGCAATACTCGATCCAGCCGGGCATCCTGGCCACGGTGCCTAATTATAATACCGATCAGTACCGAAAAACCATGTGGTTTGATCCCACGAACGTAACCAACCTGTACTCCTCCTATAATCATACATTTGGGAAACACTATGTTGGGGCCACGGCTGGGATCAACTACGAGTCCCGGAAGCACCAGCGCCTATTTGGTGCCCGGAAAAATCTGCTCTCCGAAAGTCTCAACGATCTGAACCTGGGTACCGGCGAACAACTCTCTGCCGGAGATTCGTATCAGTACTCGTTGTTTGGCGCGTTCTATCGCCTGAATTATGACTACGTCGGCAAGTATCTGCTGGAGGTGAATGGTCGCTACGACGGAACGTCCCGCTTTGGTGAAGGTCGGCGTTACGGTTTCTTTCCATCGGTTTCGGCTGGCTGGCGGCTTAGCGAAGAAAGCTTCTTCGAGCCCCTCAAACACGTTGTGGACAACCTGAAAATCAGGGCTTCGTATGGTACGCTGGGGAACCAGTTGCCATCCAATACCAACTCGGCCAGCTTTTATCCCTATATCCCCATCATGCCAACGGCTCAATCGAGCTGGATAACCAACGGGCAAAAGCTGACGTATGTCAATAACCCCAACCCGATTTCGCCCGATCTTACCTGGGAAAAAGCCACCACGTCCAACCTGGGTCTGGATGCGGGTTTGTTGAAAAATCGACTGAATTTATCCCTGGATGCCTATATCCGGAATACAACGGGCATGCTGGTGCCGGGTCAGGTGCTGCCATCGGTGTATGGCGCTACGGTGCCCACCAAAAACGCCGGTGATTTGCAAACCAAAGGGTTCGAACTCTCCATCGGCTGGCGCGATCAGGTTAAAGTGGCAGGTAAAGCCCTGGCGTACAATGCCTCCTTTATTCTCTCCGATTCTAAATCGACCATCACTAAATACGATAACCCGAATAAAATCCTGTCGAGCCGCTATGAGGGCCAGACGATTGGCGACATCTGGGGCTATTCGATTGCGGGCTTCTTTAAAACCAACGAGGAAGCACAGGCCTATACCGTCGATCAAACTATCGTCAATAAGCAACGCCTGAGCGCTCCCGGCGACTGGAGTAAATTGCAGGCGGGTGATCTTAAGTTTATCGATGTCGATGGCAATGGGAAAATAGATCAGGGAGCCAACACCCTGGCTGATCACGGCGACCTGAAAGTGATTGGGAACGACCGTGCCCGCTATCGGTATGGCATCAATCTGGGCGCTACCTGGAATGGAATAGATGTATCGGTGCTGGCGCAGGGTATTTTACGGAAGAACTGGTATCCGGGCAACAATGCCGATAAATTCTGGGGGCCGTATTCCCGTCCATATTATTCGTTCATACCCGAGAATTTTGAAGCTGATGTCTGGACGCCCACCAATACGGATGCGTATTTCCCGGTCCTGAGAGGCTATACGGCCCTGAATGGGGGAGGTGATTTGAATGCCGCCAATGATCGGTACATCCAGAATGTAGGGTATCTGCGTCTGAAAAATGTGGTGATCGGCTACACCTTTCCCGAAAGTCTCACCAAGAAAATCTGGATACCCAGAGCCCGTATTTACGTCAGTGGCGAAAATCTGCTGACCTACACACCCCTTCGCTCCAAATACATTGACCCTGAGCAACTGGATGGTGATGCCACCAATGGCAGAACGTACCCTATGTCGAAAACAATTTCTGCTGGCCTGAACATCACGTTCTAA
- a CDS encoding SDR family NAD(P)-dependent oxidoreductase → MENLTGKKVVVIGGNRGTGHAIVAALVQESADVLVVGRNPQSLADLVSAFPTVRTLNADTTDRATIELVFQESPDVVVLAAGAVPPTQPVYELDWDTFSTNWTTDVKASFLITQYALTTPVKPETMILFISSGAGIGGSPISGGYAGAKRMQMFLANYAQLASNRLALGLRFLTLVPWRLMKGTGTGELVIPKYADFLGISEAEFVASMTLAQTKEEVAQAVVALSGKWPEAAEGNVFIVSGDGVATESSLQKGMPFWVKR, encoded by the coding sequence ATGGAAAATTTAACAGGAAAAAAAGTGGTGGTCATCGGCGGTAATCGTGGCACGGGCCATGCCATCGTTGCGGCTCTTGTTCAGGAGTCCGCCGATGTGCTCGTAGTAGGAAGAAACCCGCAATCGCTTGCCGACCTTGTCAGTGCCTTTCCGACCGTGCGCACGCTTAACGCCGACACAACGGATAGGGCTACAATTGAGCTGGTATTTCAAGAGTCACCCGATGTGGTGGTATTGGCAGCAGGCGCAGTACCACCGACCCAGCCTGTGTATGAACTGGACTGGGACACCTTCAGCACGAACTGGACTACCGATGTAAAAGCGTCGTTTCTGATTACGCAATACGCACTAACGACTCCGGTCAAGCCAGAGACTATGATCCTGTTCATTTCCAGTGGAGCAGGCATTGGGGGCTCCCCCATTTCGGGCGGTTATGCGGGAGCCAAACGAATGCAGATGTTTTTGGCAAACTACGCCCAGCTAGCCTCAAATCGGCTTGCGCTTGGTCTTCGCTTCCTGACCCTCGTCCCCTGGCGTCTGATGAAAGGAACCGGCACCGGGGAACTTGTAATACCCAAATACGCGGACTTTCTGGGCATTTCTGAAGCCGAATTTGTTGCCAGCATGACGTTGGCCCAGACCAAAGAAGAGGTTGCGCAGGCCGTTGTGGCCTTGTCCGGGAAATGGCCTGAAGCAGCAGAAGGGAACGTATTTATCGTGTCTGGAGATGGCGTAGCAACCGAATCGAGCCTACAGAAAGGAATGCCATTTTGGGTGAAACGCTGA